A window of Ictalurus furcatus strain D&B chromosome 18, Billie_1.0, whole genome shotgun sequence contains these coding sequences:
- the LOC128622251 gene encoding sperm-associated antigen 16 protein — protein MAAIYDTESVDGPYYLEKVSIPEDSEDGFEYEEISVEEESVTEEEDLDSAAEILRNRTNDSEFVPEQIPSSSKKLRSPIHEVVDDFLRNFLLKKGMNKTLDCFQTEWFEMLQKGTLKTNQVGFVPDIYTHNQLLDSELKNIQKERDSYKQAAFQAGETIVKLQKERDFHWLQHKRVVQEKNRLIEDIRRLKEHYESYGPALKQLNEKYQTALRQKMLVSIERDRVSSQVHNLDSALCNSHSSPGTRRLLKDSGRSPELGTKPSVDEVVTYDPAKDPTKSTTTKHSKDSEFPVNTRINPFLPQIKALSVQSTKISGFSVTNFIKAHTMAVSYLALHPRKLLVASASDDHLWRLWKMPEGEMIMTGEGHTDWLSSCSFHPRGHCLATTSGDTTVRIWDFAKSCCVLTLEGHTHATWGCSFHSCGDFVASCSMDNTAKVWDLNSERCRYTLRGHVDSVNSVSFLPFSNILLTCSADKTISLWDVRAGLCAQTFYGHRHSCNSATFNALGDMIASCDSYGIVKFWDVRNISTMMTVDTGPHPSNQVAFSPNGQVLAVASNDHEVKLVEVASSHVSSLLGHNDAVQGVIFDHKGKYILSAGYDGEIFIWSYLK, from the coding sequence ATGGCAGCAATATATGACACAGAATCAGTCGATGGTCCATATTATCTAGAAAAAGTTTCCATTCCAGAAGATTCTGAGGATGGATTTGAGTACGAAGAGATTAGTGTCGAAGAGGAAAGTGTGACTGAAGAAGAGGATTTAGACTCTGCAGCTGAAATTCTGCGTAACCGCACTAATGACTCAGAGTTTGTACCAGAGCAGATACCTTCCTCATCCAAGAAACTAAGAAGCCCCATCCATGAAGTCGTGGACGATTTTCTTCGTAActttctcctgaaaaagggaatGAACAAAACATTAGATTGCTTCCAGACAGAATGGTTTGAGATGCTACAGAAAGGCACGCTCAAAACAAACCAGGTGGGATTTGTCCctgatatatacacacacaaccagctGCTGGACAGTGAGCTGAAAAATATCCAAAAAGAGCGAGACAGCTACAAGCAGGCTGCCTTTCAAGCTGGAGAAACCATTGTGAAGCTTCAGAAGGAACGGGACTTCCATTGGCTGCAGCATAAGCGTGTCGTGCaagagaaaaacagactgaTTGAGGACATCCGAAGACTAAAGGAGCACTATGAGTCTTATGGTCCTGCTTTGAAACAACTGAATGAGAAGTACCAGACAGCTCTGAGGCAGAAGATGTTGGTCAGTATTGAGAGGGACAGAGTCTCCAGTCAAGTTCATAACCTAGATAGTGCTCTGTGTAATTCGCACTCCTCCCCAGGAACCCGCAGGTTACTGAAAGACAGTGGGCGTAGTCCAGAGCTAGGTACCAAACCATCAGTTGATGAAGTGGTGACTTATGACCCTGCCAAAGACCCAACCAAGAGCACTACTACCAAACATTCAAAAGATTCAGAGTTCCCAGTGAATACACGCATAAATCCCTTCCTGCCCCAAATAAAAGCCCTCTCTGTTCAAAGCACCAAAATATCTGGATTCTCCGTTACCAATTTCATCAAAGCCCACACTATGGCTGTGAGCTATCTTGCTCTCCATCCACGCAAACTTCTTGTAGCTTCTGCAAGTGATGATCACCTTTGGAGACTTTGGAAGATGCCAGAAGGGGAGATGATCATGACTGGCGAGGGTCATACTGACTGGCTCTCTTCCTGTAGCTTCCACCCCCGTGGACACTGTCTGGCCACCACCAGTGGAGACACCACAGTGAGGATCTGGGACTTTGCCAAATCCTGCTGCGTGCTGACCCTAGAAGGCCACACTCACGCCACCTGGGGCTGCTCCTTCCACTCCTGCGGGGACTTTGTAGCCTCCTGCTCTATGGACAATACAGCCAAAGTGTGGGACCTAAACAGTGAGCGCTGTCGCTACACTCTGCGGGGCCACGTCGACTCAGTGAACAGTGTCAGCTTTTTGCCCTTCTCTAACATTCTGCTCACCTGTTCTGCTGATAAAACCATTTCACTGTGGGATGTACGTGCAGGACTCTGTGCTCAAACTTTCTATGGGCACAGGCACTCGTGCAACAGTGCAACCTTTAATGCCTTGGGAGACATGATTGCTTCCTGTGATTCCTATGGCATTGTGAAATTTTGGGATGTAAGGAACATATCAACCATGATGACTGTGGATACCGGACCACATCCTAGCAACCAAGTGGCCTTCAGTCCAAATGGACAGGTGCTAGCAGTCGCAAGTAATGATCATGAGGTGAAGCTGGTGGAAGTGGCGTCTTCACATGTGTCCAGTCTTTTAGGACACAATGACGCTGTTCAGGGTGTCATTTTTGACCATAAAGGAAAATACATATTATCTGCTGGATATGATGGTGAAATTTTCATCTGGTCATATTTGAAATGA
- the ccdc82 gene encoding coiled-coil domain-containing protein 82: protein MWRKRAAPVFRIDRRKTRMNALEQLLEDSDEGSYCSTTTSDGSESEYQQSDDASGSSDSDSPAPERADAGDDSGGTDEEEKCVVPKRLGKRSASASVLDDSTSDSSDSDVGAEPVRKASGKKRLKLSDSEGETGKENEGEAEAREAAAKRRERKRKLMELLKKRKTGTPLRRRRTLGSEEVEVAEDEPEDKGEVKDSEDESSKEDTVRLIDSSEEEKQADSDSLKDFIVEDEEQKGGEEEEEVVKTEDKNFMSHLPREFITGSQFTHFQVVVKALLINALDTSFLKSLYDGERTKRYAEEMKSSLRHFDERLVLPRLENLKQRSRWKERYKERVECYPKVRVSMVNILTKGCEACELHRNGRFYVRLSGQLYHNHTLQEDQFMPDDSQTFFVGSVCASRTEVYHALKHFKYHLFQRCRTALEDHKEVEQEPQEGEDDEPVKDTVNKVFTKLMEEGWITEQYDKFQEHLNAADFFQEEKLD from the exons ATGTGGCGCAAACGCGCGGCACCGGTGTTCCGCATCGACCGGAGGAAGACACGCATGAACGCCCTCGAGCAGCTGCTCGAGGACAGCGACGAAGGGTCGTACTGCAGCACGACAACTAGCGACGGCTCCGAAAGCGAGTACCAGCAGTCGGACGACGCCTCCGGCAGCAGCGACTCCGATTCCCCTGCGCCCGAACGCGCCGATGCGGGAGACGACAGCGGCGGGACGGACGAGGAGGAAAAGTGCGTCGTGCCGAAGCGACTGGGGAAGAGGTCGGCCAGTGCGAGCGTCCTGGACGACAGCACGAGCGACTCTTCGGACAGCGACGTGGGAGCCGAGCCTGTCCGGAAGGCGTCTGGGAAGAAACGACTCAAGCTTTCCGACTCCGAGGGTGAAACTGGCAAGGAGAACGAAGGAGAAGCAGAGGCTAGAGAAGCGGCTGccaagaggagagagaggaaaaggaaaCTGATGGAGCTGTTGAAGAAGAGAAAAACGGGTACACCACTGCGCAGGCGCAGAACCTTG GGTTCGGAGGAGGTAGAAGTTGCAGAAGATGAACCTGAAGACAAAGGAGAAGTGAAAGACTCTGAAGATGAGTCTAGTAAGGAGGACACTGTTCGCTTAATCGACAGCAGCGAAGAAGAAAAACAGGCCGACAGTGACAGCCTGAAGGACTTCATTGTAGAGGATGAAGAGCAGAAAgggggagaggaagaggaagaagtggTTAAAACAGAGGACAAGAACTTCATGTCTCACCTTCCACGCGAGT TCATCACCGGATCTCAGTTTACCCACTTTCAGGTGGTGGTCAAAGCCTTGTTGATCAATGCATTGGACACGTCCTTCCTCAAGTCACTTTACG ACGGTGAGCGGACAAAGCGCTATGCTGAAGAGATGAAATCGTCGTTGCGTCACTTTGATGAGCGACTGGTGCTCCCACGCCTGGAAAATCTAAAGCAGAGGAGCCGCTGGAAAGAACGCTACAAA gagcGGGTAGAGTGTTATCCCAAAGTGCGAGTTAGTATGGTGAACATCCTCACTAAGGGCTGTGAAGCGTGTGAGCTCCACCGAAATGGCCGCTTCTATGTGCGTCTGTCCGGGCAGCTCTATCACAACCACACACTGCAAGAAGACCAGTTCATGCCTGATGACTCGCAG ACGTTCTTTGTCGGCTCTGTCTGTGCCAGCCGTACTGAGGTGTACCATGCACTCAAACACTTCAAGTACCATCTGTTCCAGCGCTGCCGCACTGCTCTGGAGGATCACAAAGAGGTAGAGCAAGAGCCACAGGAGGGAGAAGATGATGAGCCGGTGAAGGATACTGTGAATAAAGTGTTCACCAAACTGATGGAGGAAGGCTGGattactgag CAATATGACAAGTTTCAGGAACACCTTAATGCTGCAGATTTCTTCCAAGAAGAGAAGCTGGACTGA
- the pomp gene encoding proteasome maturation protein, whose translation MNTRGLRSQLKDSVPVAGLCPQAGSYGVPDTLRRGFSSVKNELLPSHPLEISEKSFQLNQDKMNFSTLRNIQGLHAPLKLQMEYRAARQIHRLPFLPSSNLALDTLRGADESIGFEDILNDPAQCELMGEPHIMTEYKLGLL comes from the exons ATG AATACTCGTGGTCTTCGTTCTCAGCTGAAAGACAGTGTCCCGGTGGCGGGGCTTTGTCCACAGGCAGGATCTTATGGTGTTCCTGATACCCTGCGCAGGGG GTTTTCTAGTGTCAAAAACGAGCTTCTCCCTTCTCATCCTTTAGAAATCTCTGAGAAAAGT TTCCAGCTTAACCAGgacaaaatgaacttttccacattaaGGAACATCCAAGGACTCCATGCACCCCTGAAACTCCAGATGGAGTACAGAGCAGCCAGACAG ATTCACCGTTTGCCTTTTCTGCCGAGTTCCAACCTGGCCTTGGATACACTCAGGGGTGCTGATGAGTCCATTGGATTTGAGGACATCCTTAATG atccTGCACAGTGTGAGCTGATGGGCGAGCCACATATTATGACAGAGTACAAACTTGGACTGCTGTGA